A region of Anopheles merus strain MAF chromosome 2R, AmerM5.1, whole genome shotgun sequence DNA encodes the following proteins:
- the LOC121588275 gene encoding ADP-ribosylation factor-like protein 8 translates to MLALLNRILDWFKSLFWKEEMELTLVGLQYSGKTTFVNVIASGQFCEDMIPTVGFNMRKVTKGNVTIKVWDIGGQPRFRSMWERYCRGVNAIVYMVDAADLDKMEASRNELHSLLDKPQLAGIPVLVLGNKRDIPGALEETGLIDRMNLSSIQDREICCYSISCKEKDNIDITLQWLIAHSKSQSR, encoded by the exons ATGCTAGCCCTGCTAAATCGCATCCTGGACTGGTTCAAAAGTCTCTTCTGGAAGGAGGAGATGGAGCTGACTCTCGTCGGGTTGCAGTATTCCGGCAAGACAACGTTTGTCAACGTAATCGCC TCTGGGCAGTTCTGTGAGGATATGATACCGACCGTTGGGTTCAACATGCGCAAGGTAACGAAAGGAAACGTTACGATCAAGGTGTGGGATATCGGAGGCCAGCCACGATTCCGGTCCATGTGGGAGCGATACTGTCGGGGTGTAAATGCAATCGT GTATATGGTTGATGCCGCGGATTTGGATAAAATGGAAGCCTCACGCAACGAATTGCACTCGCTTCTCGATAAACCCCAGCTGGCCGGTATTCCAGTGTTAGTGCTCGGCAACAAGCGAGACATACCAGGAGCATTAGAGGAAACCGGACTCATCGATCGAAT GAACTTGTCTAGCATACAAGATCGGGAGATCTGTTGTTATAGTATTTCTTGCAAAGAAAAGGATAACATCGACATTACTTTGCAGTGGCTAATTGCCCACTCAAAAAGCCAAAGTCGTTAA
- the LOC121588273 gene encoding serine/threonine-protein kinase pakA — MEAMEAENSNKYQKLATEYSKLRAQASVLKRAVLDEQNKNSSLRESLRLKEATLRKSEQEVDSLGFRNKQLERRVAALQENLEHELKKVSGGKTLKTKSSNNDLNAVAGTETAGVIAEELQKKILENAQLSNSVEDKSAEVKQLQNRIESLNRELQQQSTVEQKLRKELELLTVRNSELESKVSEAASTIGSEDGLSVTTDVENHFNHFTASSNSASQVQNNGTVNTTNNNNNNNTTAGTQDDRVVFLEKELNHWRAQYELLKIETSSHIRIAPKVAEQKEDIFSHGADGINRTLEDNQQQNDVQTREQKLTECFTKSIEELFHDKCRAESKLASHFIECQRLQTHLDVLKSRLKDREEANREEERRYRIIEDELSRTRLNYEEQISVLTEQVISLSDQLAKAK, encoded by the exons ATGGAAGCAATGGAAGCAGAAAACTCCAACAAATACCAGAAACTAGCCACCGAATACTCAAAA CTCCGTGCCCAAGCGAGCGTGCTGAAGCGGGCCGTTCTCGATGAACAGAACAAAAACTCTTCCCTGCGGGAATCTTTACGCCTGAAAGAGGCGACACTGCGAAAATCGGAACAGGAAGTGGACAGTTTGGGGTTCCGCAACAAGCAGCTCGAACGGCGTGTTGCAGCATTGCAGGAAAATCTCGAGCACGAGCTGAAGAAAGTGTCCGGTGGCAAAACGCTAAAAACGAAATCATCCAACAACGACCTCAACGCTGTCGCGGGCACGGAAACAGCGGGCGTGATCGCGGAAGAGCTGCAGAAAAAAATTCTCGAAAATGCACAGCTATCAAACAGCGTTGAAGATAAGAGCGCAGAGGTAAAGCAGTTACAAAATCGCATCGAAAGCCTCAACCgggagctgcagcagcagtcgaCGGTGGAGCAAAAGCTGCGAAAAGAGCTCGAACTACTTACCGTACGGAACTCGGAGCTTGAATCTAAGGTTTCGGAAGCAGCAAGCACG ATTGGAAGTGAAGATGGTTTGAGTGTTACGACGGATGTGGAAAACCATTTCAACCATTTCACGGCCAGCTCGAACAGTGCGTCCCAGGTGCAGAACAATGGCACCGTCAAcaccaccaataacaacaacaacaacaataccaCGGCTGGAACCCAGGACGATCGGGTTGTGTTTCTCGAAAAGGAGCTGAACCATTGGCGGGCCCAGTACGAGCTGCTGAAGATAGAAACCTCTAGTCACATACGAATAGCGCCAAAAGTAGCCGAGCAAAAGGAAGACATTTTCAGTCATGGGGCAGATGGCATCAATAG AACGCTGGAGGACAATCAACAGCAGAACGATGTGCAAACACGAGAACAAAAGCTGACAGAGTGTTTTACGAAAAGCATCGAAGAATTGTTCCATGACAAATGTCGCGCTGAATCGAAACTTGCTTCACATTTCATTGAA TGTCAAAGACTGCAGACCCATTTGGATGTTTTAAAGAGTCGTCTAAAAGACCGGGAAGAGGCCAACAGAGAAGAGGAGCGTCGTTACCGTATCATCGAAGATGAATTG TCCCGCACGCGGCTCAACTACGAGGAACAAATCAGTGTCCTGACCGAGCAAGTGATAAGCCTAAGTGATCAGTTAGCCAAGGCCAAGTAG